The Alnus glutinosa chromosome 1, dhAlnGlut1.1, whole genome shotgun sequence region TCTTTCACTTAATTCCAACCCTACGATCACAGTCACCGCAAAGAACCTCACCGTCCCTCACCACTCACCGGCCAGTGCTGTCCTTACACTtgaccaaataataataataatagtgcTATACTTCACATTAAATCACAGTATACTGACGTGGTTTGAGTTTGAAgccttcatttttattttttatttttaagaaatgcTACACATTTGCACTCACATTTTCAAGTAGACGTATAATGTAACACCGGAAATTATTATCGGacccaaaatttaataataatttatttaaaatttaatgatgatttttactATCACGTCAGAGAGTTGAGGGTCTAAAAGTAGGAGTATAtctaatatttctcttttttttttaaaaaaaaaataaaaaataaagaattatcCAAAGACTACCAACCCATGCCACATCAACATAATGTAATTGTGGACTAAGTATTAAAAAGTGCTAAAATACAGGGATGGATGAGGTGATATATTTTTCCTTCATGTGATAAGGATGAGTAATGTTAGGGATTATcttcttattctcttaaaattgATGCGCTTTTGCTATcacaattgaatcaaaattcaatattgaTCAATCATAATtctaataatgatttttaaaagtcatattcaTTTacaaggataaaaaaaaaagaataataaaaagatagtCTCTAACATTACTCAATAAGGATTTAGGCTTTAGCTATGCACTTATGTcattaaatctataaaaaattgtatcattggtccatgtggttggcttaaattataaatcgctcactttcgtatcaaaattaattcagagatcccTGTAATTAGCTTAAATTTCAAATCACTTCCCGGAGTCAagttctgttaaaaattttgacaaatttccTTAGGCGTCACGTTAGTGCCAATGGAGGGTCGCGCatacccccagaggtggctgggggtggcctcaAGGCATCTAGGGGTGGCTGTCCAACCGGCAACTACCAATTttctctcttcaatttttttttaatattttttaagtattttatatatatgatcaacACGTGTCGCCATATTAATGACGCTGACATGACACTTAAAGGAATTTGACTATAGGAAGTGATTTGTTAATTAAGGCAACCACAAaaatctctaaattaattttgataatagAGAgagaacgatttgtaatttaagtccatcacatttatttatttatttttgacatgAACTCTATCACATGAACCAATggtttgaatttaattttttctttattaatgaATCTCTCTTCGCTATtcttaaaagaaagaaagaaaggaaaaaaatgtttttgtatTTGAATGTGAGGCATAACttttctacaaattaatttataggaaatttcatacaacttacatataaaagtaatatgtattatttaaatatgtaagaatcacatatttttttattaatgctattaaaaatacatgtgagaagcacatatcaattatatttttgagttgtataaatcaatttgtaaaaaaattatgctaTTTATTTGAGCAGCAGGGGTGAATGGGCAATTCTATTGAACTAGTCGACGATCGAATCGGCACAAAAATTGCAAACCCCAACCCTCCCGACGGTGACCCGCCACGTCATTGTCCAATCCCTTATCTCCACGTCAGCACCCCATCCCACTCTGACTCTGTCCTCTTCCCCACACAATCCCCACAGTTAAATCCATCCGACGTCCCAGGTTTCCTCATCGCTCCCTGATCCAGCGGCCCCAGTTACGTGTTCTAGAGCCTTCGAatcacaaactaggtataaaccggagagaaagaaagagagagagggcgaGTGGTCAGGCTTCTGACCAGGGTTAGTTTTTTAACCGCGGGCGTTACGCACCGAGTGAAAGAAGACGGAAAGAGCGAGTCACAGAGAAAGCGCAGAGAGAGCACTTGAGCAAAGACAGGAACAGAGAGACAAAAGGGCTTTGTGGATTGGAGGTCTAGAATTTCTCCGAGCCAACTGGGACCGATTCCTTGCCCTTGAACCCTTCTGATTCCTCCGACTCGGTACGTTGGCTCCTTTTTGGTTCTTCGTCAAATTGAAAGGTCCTCTTACGGCCGGTGCCGCTCAGATCTCTCATTCTGGTAAGTCTGTCCAgcatttcttttctctatttaGGTTTTCAGAGGGCTCAACGACGTTAACGGATGTTTTCTCCACAAACGGACAAATAGCTTTCTTTCCAATTTGATTCTGAAGATCTCCATGTTCTGATGGTATCGAAATAATGCAGTCAAAGGACAAAGGCTGTATTTGGGGCCACCTGAGCTATTCCTTTTTCTTACATTTCTCTCCGTGACCAAACGTAGCTTCGACGATTTTATCGAAGTATCCGCTTTTGTGTCCGGTTTTTGCAGTTTCCTTACGTTTTCTGCAGTTGGTGTTTGGTCAAGTTATAGAGGATTTGTTTCGGAGATAGATTCAATTTTAATCCAAGTAAATGCTCAAAGGTTCTTGTGCGACAGAGGTTCTGCATGTATTTGCGGTTCCGAGATCTGAATGGTTTTTTTGGTTGACGAAGATTCGGGACTGCCTTATTTAATACCAGTAGCGCACCGGTTCGTTATGTGGTTCtaaatctttttattatttatttgattttttttttttttttttggttctttttggttttggaaATGGGTGAAGGGTTATGTCGATCTTAGTTCAAATTAAGCGAATTGCGAATTTAGATTCAGATTATTAATATGATTTGGCCATTTATGTGCTATTTGACACGGTTAGAATTATTTTTGAACCAGTTGTAATCCCTTTTGCAGATTTTCGCATTATTTGGGCGCGATGGCTCACGCGATGTAGCTAGTATTGAGCTACATCTCTTTTCTCcgtttgttttgtgttttggttcttttgaGAATCTTGGGTGGGATTTGAATTTGAGTTTGTTGATTGATGATTGTTGGGAAGACTTGCTTTGCTCTCGAACGATCGCGGTCGGCTTTGGAGTTGGGTGTCTTCTTGGGAGGGAAGAAAATCTCTTCCACTGCCACCTCTGCTGCCGGCTGCGAGAACGTTCTGTTTCTCTATTTGTTTGATGTCTCGTGAATTGGACAGCCCTGTTCAGACCCAGATGCCAGTGGCAATCTTTAAGAGCCCGCTTAGCGGGGAGTTCCATGGGAACAGGGGAACAGATGGGAGACAGCCTGCTGGAAGGAGACGAGTTTTTGTGCAAACCGATGCTGGGTTTGTTTTGGGGATGGACTTAGATCGCGGTGACAATGCTCATACCGTGAAGAGGAGGTTGCAGCTTGCCCTTAATGTCCCGACCGAGGAGAGCTCACTCATTTTTGGGGATATGGTGCTGAAGAATGACCTTACTGCCGTACGAAATGATTGCCCTCTTCTTCTTACACGGAACCTTATGCATAGAAGCTCCTCAACCCCTTGCCTGTCACCCACTGGGAGGGATATCCAGCAGAGAGATCAGAGCAGTCCCATTGAGATATTAGGTCGGTCAAATCGCTTTGTTAAAATGAAACAACTGGTCAAGGACATTGTGAAGGCGATTAAGGTAGGGGTTGATCCAATTCTTGTTCACGGTGGACTTGGCGGTGCATACTATTTTAGGAATAGCAGAGGTGAGAGTGTTGCAATTGTGAAGCCTACAGATGAAGAACCTTTTGCACCAAACAACCCAAAAGGCTTTGTTGGCAAAGCTCTAGGGCAACCGGGTTTGAAGCGTTCAGTGCGGGTTGGGGAGACGGGTTTCAGAGAAGTTGCTGCTTACCTTCTTGACTCTGAACACTTTGCAAATGTTCCTCCCACTGCCCTTGTGAAGATCACTCACTCAATCTTCAATCTCAATGATGGGGTGAATGGGAATAAGCCTCACAAGAAGAAGCTGGTCAGCAAGATTGCGTCTTTCCAACAGTACATCCCACATGATTTTGATGCCAGTGATCATGGGACCTCCAGTTTCCCAGTTTCGGCTGTGCATCGTATCGGGATCTTAGACATTAGGATTTTTAACACGGACAGGCATGCGGGAAACCTTTTAGTTAGAAAACTTGATGGTGTTGGGAGGTTTGGTCAGGTGGAGCTCATTCCTATTGATCATGGCCTTTGCCTGCCAGAAACTTTGGAGGATCCATATTTTGAGTGGATTCATTGGCCTCAGTCTTCAATTCCATTTTCAGAGGATGAGCTTGAGTATATAGAAAATCTTGACCCAGTCCGGGATTGTGAGATGCTGCGTATGGAGCTTCCCATGATTCGAGATGCTTGTCTCCGGGTCTTGGTTCTCTGCACCATTTTCCTCAAGGAGGCTGCTGCTTTTGGTCTCTGCCTTGCTGAAATTGGCGAAATGATGAGTAGGGAATTCCACCGCGGTGAGGAGGAACCCAGTGAACTCGAGGTTGTGTGCATGGAGGCAAGGAGGATGCTAGCAGAGGAGGTGTTATCCCCTAAAGCTGATTCTGCAAATGAGGATTTTCAATTTGATATAGACTATGAGGAACTGGAGCCAGACTTTACCGCAAAGCTCGTACTAGATGGTTATATGACAAGAGCACCATTCCAAACTGGAATGGTGGGTGGTTATGGCCGCTGTCCACTATCTACACTAGAGGAAAGCATCAAGGAGGAGGATGAGGCAAGTGAAGTTGAACAAGAGCAAGAGGGAATTGCAAATGTGCCAGCTCCTGAAAGCATCCCAACCATTTCAAAGCTTTCCATGTCGTTGAAGTATACTGTTTTAGGCGAGAAGAATCAAAAGCACCAGAAACATACTGGAGCAAAACTTGAAAATGGCTACTTATCGAGTACATCGTCTGCACACAGGAGTGCAAATGAGCAACTTCCTGCAAGCATGAGCTTCGTGAAGCTGGCAGACATGAGTGAGGATGAGTGGGCAATGTTTCTGGAGAGGTTTCAAGAGCTGCTGTACCCAGCTTTTGGGAAACGGAAGTCTGTGACCATAGGTCAGAGGCAGAGGCAGAGGCTTGGTACTTCGTGCCAGTTTTGAGATCGAGATTCCTGTAGTTGCTTGACCGAGAGCCTAGAGGACTAAAGAAGAATAATAAGAGACTTTGTAGGTTTGTGGGAGTGAAGGATTGTTAGGATAGGTTTGGTTTATGGGTATTCTTGCAGGCAGGATTGCTTGTTGGGAGCAACGGTATTAGGGATTGCTGTAAATATTTTTGGTAACAGCCAAAGTTCCAACTGTTGAGTTGGGTAGAATTTGGTGTATTCCTttgtttcgttttttttttcttccttcgaCTCCTTGTGGacttgttttataaataatctGTAGAATGCCAATCTGAAAAAGAAAGTTATGTGAATATTGTATTCTGTGTTTCTTCAACTTATCAGAGGAATGGGTGTTTTTGACTGTTGTGTACCTTTTTTATTGGTGGTGTTACTGATAAAGACATTTGTATGGTCAGTCTTTTAATAAACTGGGAGAGCTAAGTTGGACTGTTGCAGGTTAGATTGAGGAAAATTCCATCTTTTTTCAGTTTATGTTCGAAGAATTGAAACTAGTGATTTTGATCAACTTTTGTATCTTTATCCTGGAGCTTTTGGTGGATAACACTGGATTAACAATCATATGATGGAAAACAGGTCCGGTCAAGTTTGCTTTCTACTTTTTCTTGTCGAAGGAATTAGTAGTCAATTTCGGCGTGCAGAAAGACTGCAAGTGCTTGTAATTATTTCCCAGGGAAGTGGAAGTCTGTCTTATCATTAACTGGATTGTAATGAGTGAAAAAGGGAAACTATATATTTgtgaatattttaataattatttctcTATAATAAAATGTATTAAGTAATCAATCACTTATAGTGATGTCTTGTATCCAAACTCTAGTGCTTGCTAATTGCTATTGTTTATAACCACATTCTTGCCGTCTTCCTCTGTTCTGGTACACCCTGCTGGACCCGCCGTCTGAATTTTGTagattcttatcattttttttttcagctagTAATGAAAAAGACATGAGTCTTGACTCTTGTTTATATCATAATAATGCTTTGATGGTTGTTCAAATTAGCAACTCAGGAGAAGGAATACAAACATCCTTTGTCAATGCTGACATATATATACAGGAggcaagaaagaaagatattaGCAACCAACAATGGAACACTACTCGGTCCCACAAACACAAAAGCATTGGATTGGACCGAAATAATTTCAAGGATTGACCTTTCAACCACTTGGCGGGGTCTACGCGGCTATGCCCACGTACACGTACACGTACacgtttttatttttcgtttgtttttctTGTCTGTTTGATACATATCACCAGATTCATGGGTTTTGCTATATTTGGAAAATGGGTGTTggaaattttttgttgttttggtttgggAGGCCAAATTATGCTTTTATTTACACATCTGCAGGCCATACGACTTACATGGCCCTAGTACGTAGTTCTCaaacgttaattttttttttgtttgtctgtTAGATTTTCAAAATCTCATATAGAAAACGCTAACACGAAATTAGTGGGTTAAGGTTGACAAGTCTGATTTGTTCAATTAAAGAGGCCGGATTAGGATTAACTTAGATAGTTTTATAACCATGCTTTACGACCCGAACCCAAGGAGCTCATCGAAACTGCAACAAACAACTTTCAGTGGTGGGGCTTTGTTTCTGTGTGTGACTGCAACAAACGACTTCATATTTACGGTAGCAGTCGAAGTTATCTGCAATGATCGAGGATAGGCTCGAGAGGTTTGTAGAAGGTTTCCATCTTAATTCTTAACTGTCTTTGCTAGCTGAAAAGTCCCCTAACCTATACTTTAATTAGGTGAACAAATAGCTGCTTAGTTTGACTAGAGTTAAcgtgaagaaattaaaaagaagattatattttattactatccACAGGTGAGTGAGCAGCTGAACGTGGCTGCCTTATCTTTTGATTTgagttgttttgttttatcCTGCCACTTGTCTCTGAGGTgggtttgggggggggggggggggggggggttcgtGAATGCCTTTCTACTTTCTAGGTTTGTAATGCAAGATAGGCAGAGGAGCATAGACACAGACAGGTGGGGACGACATAACATCTTGAAGCAAAAAATAATGATGGAGTTTGGTAAATATTTGTTCATTTTGAGTCTAAAACTGGTGAAAAACATCTTACCATGTCTACAGAGGTTGAGTTTTCTTTGGGAAAAATGTTCCAACAGTTAAAAAGTTACCAAATCACTCCTTTAAGGttcatatgtatatattcaaACTTTTTCTGAGGGCTGCAGGAAGCTGCTGCATAAATTTTCCTctggttttgtttatggctggAGAAGTTTCCATTTCCAACATCTTGAGGCAGGAGAAATCCTTGAACGTCCATTTGAAAGTTCTTCATTAAtaatgttgatgatatttttgaGCCGGGTGACGTGGCGTGATCAGAGACGTCCCTTCTTCTATGCGctggcctgcaaaacaagaaagacccgtcgggggttggccggcgaagcctcctccgacgatcaagtcagtccagtgtctaaagaagaggaagaaggagggagagggagagtaaTCAATTCtgctttaataattttgataccCCCTTTTTATACTCATGTATGCCATATGCCTATTTTACCCTTGTCAAGCTCAAGGCACCACGTGGACGTTTTCTAAGGTGGGGAGGAATATTCCTTAAcacttaccccccaattctcctaTCTTTGGTATAAAGGTACGGAGAATTTACCTAATGAAACCTCTGTTATTCGACTGACTCGTCGACCATTCCTCATCTAGCTTGTATAATGCCCTCTTTTGGTCCCGTGAAACTTGAACATCTCTTTGACTGTCGTTCCACATGACTCCAGGCCATTTATGGCAAGTAATCATAAATTTATTTCCATCATAAATTCACCATTAGTTAGGCTCACCTAACATCCCATAAAGCATGTGtgcattgattgtcattatCTTCCTATTTATTCGTCATTTCCTTCGCTAGAAGGTCATTGGTCTCCAGATTGCCCATTTGAGTAGatcctcctttcttcttatcccTTTCCCGGAGATCGGGCTttccccttctttcttcttggaCTCTCCAGATCTTCTTGCAATGCCCTTCATTCCTGGCGCGGTCCTCATGACCGAACATATTTACAAATTCATCATGGATGGCCCTAGAGTATTTACTCTTCGCGGCGGTTCTTCTGAATGTGCGATCTCCGGCTTTAGACACACAAGGGTGTGTGACCCCGGCTTTACACCAACCTGTTCCTGTCCAGCCTACAGGAACTGTGCAGCACCCAAATTTTGCTCCAACGGGTCGTGGGAGCCCAACTGTTCAAGCCGCGCTTGGAATTTGCGCAGATGACTCTTTCAAGATTTTTCAGGCAATTCCTCTTTGCTGTGTTAGGATTACTTGTAATCGGGTGACCACCCTGTCCATTCTCTCAGGGTTGTCTGTTCTCTTTGCCTTCATGTATGTGTATACTCCGAGTAAATCTAGTAAAATCTTTTTCTTAGGCGAAAGTCATATCTTCGCGACATGAATTTCAAGTCAATTCCCAATTACTTCACCGGCTTGTCATTAAAATGTGTGcctcataaatcataaaattgtGCCCGCATAATATCGTGTTAAACATCTGCCCTCTGCTTCTCTGGGCAGCAACTCTGATGGCACTTTAACATACTTATCGCTCTTAGTAGTCAGGAATCTATCGCCGGACCGTCAATTTCTTTCGGTAGATGGATGCCCGTCGGCCAGCATTTCTGAGGTCCGGGGACAACTAGGGGCGCAGTGTCCCTTTCTGTTTCTTCAAAGAGGAGGTAATCATCCCGATTTTTCCACTCGACTCCTAGGTTGTTAGACCGGAGATCCCTTGTCTTCGATATAACCCCAAGCACAGATAGCTTCTGGGAAACTGACTTCGGCCTGACGCCGGCAATTTCACTTTCAGGGTGGTCTCCTTTGACTCCCTTATCCGAGGTTGATTTTGTTAGGGTCTCCTGTCCTTCATTACCCCCCTGTCCTCAACCAAGGGTGGTGTCCCGTTTTTATCCGGTGCCGGCCAAGCCGTGCAACTAAGTGGCACAGTCCCCGACCACAATGGTCTAGCATAGGGGTATCCAGCCACTGAAGGGTTGGAATGCTGTCATAGATCTCGAGCGTTGTGCGGGGATTCCCTACTTAAATCATAGGTTTAGCCCGTCGATCCTTCTGCTTGTCCAAGAAGCGTTTCGAATGCAGACGGTGGTTCCGGGATCGTAGCACCCCCCAGTTTTCAAGCATTTGCCTGGCACTGTGTTGCTCCCGGGACGTTTCCCTAGCCCAATTTGTTAAAGGGGTTTACTCCCCGTCCCCAAGGGTTTCCGAGCAACAAATGGTCTTGAAGATGGGAAATCATAATTTTCCACGCCGAATTTGTTATTGTTAATCTACGGCACTCGGTAGATCAGCTTTTTTGGCATTCCCAGCAACCATTCCGGTGTGCTTCGGTGATCAGTGGGATTTCCCAAGGGAAAATGGAGAAGCAACCGTTCTGGTGTCATCCGTGGACAGATTTGCTTCTGTCTAAGTTCCCAGTCTTGTTAGAGCCATCCGAAGGCTGGGATGTAGGCATTCCGGCCTCATCCAATAAAAGATGTCCTCAACCGGGACTAAGCTATCTCTCCCACTAGCTCATTGAAATTTCCTGAGATTAAGAAATCTAAGGGAGTCCTGCTAGCGGAGATGAGCTGTCTCCCCTTGATGGTTCGTCATAAGGGTTATATTCCTTATCTTGATTTTTTGACGAGGTTGTGTTCCCCGTAATATTGCAATTGCAATTTTATCGAAAATTTCTATCTGTCAAtatttctttctcaattttcGATCTGCCCC contains the following coding sequences:
- the LOC133870001 gene encoding phosphatidylinositol 4-kinase gamma 5-like: MSRELDSPVQTQMPVAIFKSPLSGEFHGNRGTDGRQPAGRRRVFVQTDAGFVLGMDLDRGDNAHTVKRRLQLALNVPTEESSLIFGDMVLKNDLTAVRNDCPLLLTRNLMHRSSSTPCLSPTGRDIQQRDQSSPIEILGRSNRFVKMKQLVKDIVKAIKVGVDPILVHGGLGGAYYFRNSRGESVAIVKPTDEEPFAPNNPKGFVGKALGQPGLKRSVRVGETGFREVAAYLLDSEHFANVPPTALVKITHSIFNLNDGVNGNKPHKKKLVSKIASFQQYIPHDFDASDHGTSSFPVSAVHRIGILDIRIFNTDRHAGNLLVRKLDGVGRFGQVELIPIDHGLCLPETLEDPYFEWIHWPQSSIPFSEDELEYIENLDPVRDCEMLRMELPMIRDACLRVLVLCTIFLKEAAAFGLCLAEIGEMMSREFHRGEEEPSELEVVCMEARRMLAEEVLSPKADSANEDFQFDIDYEELEPDFTAKLVLDGYMTRAPFQTGMVGGYGRCPLSTLEESIKEEDEASEVEQEQEGIANVPAPESIPTISKLSMSLKYTVLGEKNQKHQKHTGAKLENGYLSSTSSAHRSANEQLPASMSFVKLADMSEDEWAMFLERFQELLYPAFGKRKSVTIGQRQRQRLGTSCQF